A window of Pseudomonas mucidolens contains these coding sequences:
- a CDS encoding molecular chaperone, producing the protein MKTSLLCRAVWALGGVLLLAYVTPVAANVVISGTRVVYPANEREVTIKLDNVGNEPALIQAWVDSGDPDSRADQADAPFLLMPPVVRISPQRSQTLRMTYTHDPLPQDVESVFWLNVLDVPPLPKSTDSNFMQVAYRSRVKVFYRPEGLKGYAEDTPAAVIWTLVANGKGFALRGTNPTEFSASYNKTELVVEGKTYSSKGGMIPARGVSEFPLENLQSRPQGSTSVRYEWLNDYGAAKLAETKLAN; encoded by the coding sequence ATGAAAACCTCCCTTCTTTGTCGCGCGGTATGGGCGCTTGGTGGTGTGCTGCTGCTCGCGTATGTGACCCCGGTCGCGGCTAATGTGGTGATTTCAGGCACTCGAGTGGTCTATCCCGCCAATGAGCGCGAGGTCACCATCAAGCTGGACAACGTCGGCAATGAGCCCGCCCTGATACAGGCGTGGGTAGATAGTGGCGATCCTGATTCGCGAGCAGATCAGGCAGATGCTCCTTTTCTGCTGATGCCTCCGGTGGTGCGCATTTCGCCTCAGCGTTCGCAAACCCTGCGCATGACCTACACCCATGACCCTCTGCCGCAGGACGTCGAATCAGTGTTCTGGTTAAACGTACTGGACGTTCCGCCGCTGCCGAAAAGTACCGATAGCAACTTCATGCAGGTGGCCTATCGATCACGTGTCAAAGTGTTTTACCGACCTGAAGGCTTGAAGGGTTATGCCGAAGATACCCCTGCAGCAGTTATCTGGACGCTGGTTGCGAACGGAAAAGGCTTTGCATTACGTGGCACTAACCCAACGGAGTTCAGCGCCTCGTACAACAAAACCGAGCTTGTGGTAGAGGGCAAAACCTACAGCAGCAAAGGCGGAATGATTCCAGCGCGAGGCGTTTCCGAATTCCCGCTGGAAAACCTGCAAAGTCGCCCGCAGGGCAGCACCAGCGTTCGTTACGAATGGCTCAACGATTATGGTGCGGCCAAGTTGGCTGAGACCAAGCTGGCCAATTAA
- a CDS encoding fimbrial protein, translated as MKKVLIALAASAAVATSFNASAADGTINFTGEVSSQTCAIEGNTTDATTKTVTLPRVAASSLATVGQTAGRTGFTLALTGCTGSSALVRFEQGPTVDAATGNLINQTTSGSNAQIQLLNASFAPINLQTNDGSLSSAITTKAATLQFYAQYIAANAAATAGQVTSNVQFSMDYN; from the coding sequence ATGAAAAAAGTTCTGATCGCACTCGCCGCCAGCGCAGCTGTTGCTACTTCCTTCAATGCTTCAGCAGCAGACGGCACCATAAACTTCACAGGTGAAGTGAGCAGCCAGACCTGTGCCATCGAAGGTAATACAACCGATGCTACTACCAAAACCGTGACGCTGCCGCGAGTTGCTGCTTCGTCGCTGGCTACTGTAGGTCAGACTGCTGGCCGAACAGGGTTCACGTTGGCACTTACGGGATGCACCGGCTCTAGTGCATTGGTTCGCTTTGAACAAGGCCCTACGGTCGATGCGGCCACTGGCAATCTGATCAACCAGACCACGAGTGGTTCCAATGCTCAGATCCAGTTGCTCAACGCGAGTTTTGCTCCGATCAACTTGCAGACCAACGACGGATCTTTGTCGAGCGCCATTACCACTAAAGCGGCAACCCTTCAGTTCTACGCTCAGTACATCGCTGCGAACGCCGCGGCTACAGCAGGGCAAGTGACGTCCAACGTACAGTTCTCGATGGACTACAACTGA